Proteins encoded together in one Microbacterium oxydans window:
- a CDS encoding Gfo/Idh/MocA family protein — MAQPTTREIGIIMNGVSGRMGYRQHLVRSILAIREEGGIELPDGSRITVKPILVGRSEAKLAELAAKHGIEDWTTDLDAALADPQWEIYADFLVTKARATAIRKAIAAGKAIYTEKPTAESLDEALELARLAQEAGVKTGVVHDKLYLPGLQKLKRLIDSGFFGRILSVRGEFGYWVFEGDWQPAQRPSWNYRTEDGGGIITDMFPHWNYVLENLFGEVKSVYAQAAVHIADRWDEKGEHYTATAEDAAYGIFEIEGGVIAEINSSWTVRVNRDELVEFQVDGTHGSAVVGLFGAKIQPRNATPKPVWNPDLEDTRDYDADWQKVPTNDVFLNGFRQQWEEYLVSYVEGTDYPFDLLAGARGVQFAEAGLTSSAEGRKVALEPLALD; from the coding sequence ATGGCACAGCCGACCACCCGCGAGATCGGGATCATCATGAACGGCGTCTCCGGGCGCATGGGATACCGGCAGCACCTGGTGCGCTCGATCCTCGCGATCCGCGAGGAGGGCGGCATCGAGCTCCCCGACGGCTCCCGCATCACCGTGAAGCCGATCCTCGTCGGGCGCAGCGAGGCCAAGCTCGCCGAACTGGCCGCGAAGCACGGGATCGAGGACTGGACGACCGACCTCGATGCCGCCCTCGCCGACCCGCAGTGGGAGATCTACGCCGACTTCCTGGTGACCAAGGCCCGGGCCACCGCCATCCGCAAGGCCATCGCGGCCGGCAAGGCGATCTACACGGAGAAGCCCACCGCCGAGTCGCTCGACGAGGCGCTCGAGCTCGCGCGTCTCGCCCAGGAGGCCGGCGTCAAGACCGGCGTCGTGCACGACAAGCTCTACCTCCCGGGTCTGCAGAAGCTCAAGCGACTGATCGACTCCGGCTTCTTCGGCCGCATCCTCTCGGTGCGCGGCGAGTTCGGCTACTGGGTCTTCGAGGGCGACTGGCAGCCCGCACAGCGCCCGAGCTGGAACTACCGCACGGAAGACGGCGGCGGCATCATCACCGACATGTTCCCGCACTGGAACTACGTGCTCGAGAACCTTTTCGGCGAGGTCAAGAGCGTCTACGCCCAGGCGGCCGTGCACATCGCCGACCGCTGGGACGAGAAGGGCGAGCACTACACCGCCACCGCCGAGGACGCCGCGTACGGCATCTTCGAGATCGAGGGCGGCGTGATCGCCGAGATCAACTCCTCGTGGACGGTGCGCGTCAACCGCGACGAGCTCGTGGAGTTCCAGGTGGACGGCACGCACGGCTCCGCGGTGGTCGGCCTGTTCGGCGCCAAGATCCAGCCCCGCAACGCCACCCCGAAGCCGGTGTGGAACCCCGACCTCGAAGACACCCGCGACTACGACGCGGACTGGCAGAAGGTGCCGACCAACGACGTGTTCCTCAACGGCTTCCGCCAGCAGTGGGAGGAGTACCTGGTGTCCTACGTCGAGGGCACCGACTACCCGTTCGACCTCCTCGCCGGCGCCCGGGGCGTGCAGTTCGCCGAGGCCGGGCTGACGTCGAGCGCCGAGGGCCGCAAGGTCGCACTCGAGCCGCTGGCCCTGGACTGA
- a CDS encoding LacI family DNA-binding transcriptional regulator has product MAMVAARAGVSGQTVSRVVNDSPRVDPDTRARVEAAMTELGYRPHRAARALRTGRSQTIGLVVTTLATVGNSRMLQATAEAAAERGYALTLVTATDGVAEAFERLAEQEVDGAIVLNEASALVPGTETPPGLRLVVVDAPTDAGFTSVHSDHAGGAAAATERLLALGHTTVHHLAGPADSFAAAERERGWREALAAAGIRPPVVVRGDWSADSGFTAGGVLADASAVFCANDQMALGLLRALADAGRRVPEDVGVIGFDDVPDAANYRPPLTTIRQDFTALAHRAVSALVGAIEGAPEAEGSGVVPTALVERASTAVR; this is encoded by the coding sequence ATGGCCATGGTCGCCGCTCGTGCGGGGGTCTCGGGGCAGACCGTGTCGCGCGTCGTGAACGACAGCCCGCGGGTCGACCCCGACACCCGAGCCCGTGTCGAGGCCGCGATGACCGAGCTCGGCTACCGCCCGCATCGTGCGGCCCGGGCCCTGCGTACCGGCCGCTCCCAGACGATCGGACTCGTCGTCACCACTCTCGCCACGGTCGGGAACTCCCGGATGCTGCAGGCCACGGCCGAGGCCGCCGCCGAACGCGGATACGCCCTCACGCTGGTCACGGCGACCGACGGCGTCGCCGAGGCCTTCGAGCGACTCGCGGAGCAGGAGGTCGACGGCGCGATCGTGCTGAACGAGGCGTCGGCGCTCGTCCCCGGGACCGAGACGCCGCCGGGGCTGCGCCTGGTCGTGGTGGATGCGCCGACCGATGCCGGATTCACCTCGGTGCACAGCGACCACGCCGGCGGTGCGGCCGCGGCCACGGAGCGGCTCCTCGCACTCGGCCACACGACCGTGCACCACCTCGCCGGTCCGGCCGACTCCTTCGCCGCCGCCGAGCGGGAGCGGGGTTGGCGTGAGGCCCTCGCGGCCGCCGGCATCCGTCCGCCCGTCGTCGTCCGGGGGGACTGGAGCGCCGATTCCGGATTCACCGCCGGGGGAGTGCTGGCTGACGCATCCGCCGTCTTCTGCGCCAACGACCAGATGGCGCTGGGGTTGCTGCGCGCGCTCGCCGATGCCGGCCGCCGTGTGCCGGAGGACGTCGGCGTGATCGGTTTCGACGACGTGCCCGACGCCGCGAACTACCGCCCCCCGCTGACCACGATCCGCCAGGACTTCACCGCGCTCGCCCATCGCGCGGTGTCCGCACTGGTCGGCGCCATCGAGGGTGCGCCGGAGGCCGAGGGGTCTGGGGTCGTCCCGACCGCCCTCGTCGAGCGCGCCAGCACCGCCGTGCGCTGA
- the galT gene encoding galactose-1-phosphate uridylyltransferase gives MNTNDLPELRSEPLGAGVVRRATTLADGRDLIYYDDPGTALGAERAVDARTLDPRPETATMRLDVLTGDWITVAANRQNRVMMPSADADPLAPQTPGNPSEVPSRYDVAVFENRSPAFGPALAEAVGTAPQAANAPRGLDDLAVLGLGRTRTSVGRCEVVCFSPEHSGSFGTQSVTRARTVIEAWADRTAAISQLPGIEQIFPFENRGEAIGVTLPHPHGQIYAYPYVTPRTTRLLESIDRTAPDLFQRILESEQASERVVFRGEHWTAFVPFAARWPLEVHLMPHRHVPDFAETTEAERDELAPLYLRLLRGVDALYDSPTPYIAAWHQAPVHIGRDTVRLHLQLTSPRRAADKLKFLAGSEAAMWAWAAEVPPELGAARLREAIERASQDPTAEGASA, from the coding sequence GTGAACACGAACGATCTCCCCGAGCTGCGCTCCGAGCCCCTGGGCGCCGGCGTCGTCCGACGCGCCACCACCCTCGCCGACGGCCGCGACCTGATCTACTACGACGATCCCGGCACCGCACTCGGAGCCGAGCGCGCCGTCGACGCCCGTACCCTCGATCCCCGACCCGAGACGGCCACGATGCGCCTCGATGTGCTCACCGGGGACTGGATCACCGTCGCCGCCAACCGCCAGAACCGCGTCATGATGCCCAGCGCCGACGCCGACCCGCTGGCGCCGCAGACACCGGGCAACCCCTCCGAGGTGCCGTCGCGCTACGACGTCGCGGTCTTCGAGAACCGCTCCCCCGCGTTCGGCCCTGCGCTCGCCGAGGCCGTGGGCACCGCGCCGCAGGCGGCGAACGCCCCGCGTGGCCTCGACGACCTGGCCGTCCTCGGCCTCGGCCGCACCCGCACCTCGGTCGGACGCTGCGAGGTCGTGTGCTTCAGCCCCGAGCACTCGGGATCGTTCGGCACGCAGTCCGTGACCCGCGCGCGCACCGTGATCGAGGCGTGGGCCGACCGCACGGCCGCGATCTCGCAGCTGCCGGGGATCGAGCAGATCTTCCCGTTCGAGAACCGCGGCGAGGCGATCGGCGTCACCCTCCCGCACCCGCACGGCCAGATCTACGCGTACCCGTACGTGACCCCGCGCACCACCCGCCTGCTGGAGTCGATCGACCGGACCGCACCCGACCTGTTCCAGCGCATCCTGGAGTCGGAGCAGGCATCCGAGCGCGTCGTGTTCCGCGGCGAGCACTGGACCGCCTTCGTGCCCTTCGCCGCTCGCTGGCCGCTCGAGGTGCACCTGATGCCGCACCGCCACGTCCCCGACTTCGCCGAGACCACCGAGGCCGAGCGAGACGAGCTCGCGCCGCTGTACCTGCGGCTGCTCCGGGGCGTCGACGCCCTCTACGACTCCCCGACCCCGTACATCGCCGCCTGGCACCAGGCGCCCGTGCACATCGGCCGCGACACCGTCCGCCTGCACCTGCAGCTGACGAGTCCGCGCCGCGCCGCCGACAAGCTGAAGTTCCTGGCCGGCTCCGAGGCCGCGATGTGGGCGTGGGCCGCCGAGGTGCCGCCGGAGCTGGGCGCCGCGCGCCTCCGCGAGGCGATCGAACGCGCGTCGCAGGACCCGACCGCCGAAGGAGCCTCCGCATGA
- the galK gene encoding galactokinase, whose product MTAAHDAARALFTDLTGREPDGLWSAPGRVNLIGEHTDYNDGFVLPFAIPQRTVAAVALRDDHRGRVLVGSTFASEPVEVALDELDRLFPTAAGAHPAVPEWAAYPLGVAWALRQAAEDASGFAGLDIAIASDVPVGAGLSSSAAIEGATASALDELWGTGLDGTALARIGRRAENEAVGAPTGIMDQMASMLGEPDTAIFLDCRSLETELVPLGVAEAGLAILVIDTRVKHAHSTGGYRERRASCELGASIMGVPALRDVTVADLPRAQDLMDDVTFRRVRHIVTENQRVLDTVQVLREHGVRAVGDLLVASHASMRDDFEISTRELDTAVDTALAAGALGARMTGGGFGGAAIALIEQDAVDAVSQAVTTAFAAAGFDAPLLFTVTPSAGPRRDA is encoded by the coding sequence ATGACCGCCGCCCACGACGCCGCCCGGGCGCTGTTCACCGACCTCACCGGCCGCGAGCCCGACGGCCTGTGGTCGGCCCCCGGACGGGTCAACCTCATCGGCGAGCACACCGACTACAACGACGGCTTCGTGCTCCCGTTCGCGATCCCGCAGCGCACGGTCGCCGCGGTCGCCCTGCGCGACGATCACCGCGGCCGGGTCCTGGTCGGCTCGACCTTCGCGTCCGAGCCGGTCGAGGTCGCCCTCGACGAGCTCGACCGGCTGTTCCCCACCGCGGCCGGCGCCCACCCGGCCGTCCCGGAGTGGGCCGCCTACCCGCTCGGGGTCGCCTGGGCCCTGCGCCAGGCGGCGGAGGACGCGAGCGGATTCGCCGGACTCGACATCGCGATCGCCTCCGACGTGCCCGTGGGCGCGGGGCTCTCCTCCTCCGCCGCGATCGAGGGCGCGACGGCGTCCGCCCTCGACGAGCTGTGGGGCACGGGCCTCGACGGCACGGCTCTGGCCCGCATCGGACGCCGTGCCGAGAACGAGGCCGTCGGGGCGCCCACCGGGATCATGGACCAGATGGCGTCGATGCTCGGCGAGCCCGACACGGCGATCTTCCTCGACTGCCGCTCCCTGGAGACCGAGCTCGTGCCGCTCGGCGTCGCGGAAGCCGGACTCGCGATCCTCGTGATCGACACCCGCGTGAAGCACGCCCACTCCACGGGCGGCTATCGCGAGCGCCGGGCATCCTGCGAGCTCGGAGCCTCGATCATGGGCGTGCCCGCGCTGCGCGACGTGACGGTCGCCGACCTGCCGCGCGCACAGGATCTGATGGACGACGTGACGTTCCGTCGGGTGCGCCACATCGTCACCGAGAACCAGCGCGTGCTCGACACGGTGCAGGTGCTCCGGGAGCACGGCGTGCGCGCGGTCGGCGACCTGCTCGTCGCCTCGCACGCGTCGATGCGCGACGACTTCGAGATCTCGACCCGCGAGCTCGACACCGCGGTCGACACCGCCCTCGCCGCGGGCGCGCTCGGTGCTCGCATGACCGGTGGGGGCTTCGGCGGGGCCGCGATCGCTCTGATCGAGCAGGACGCCGTCGACGCCGTGTCCCAGGCGGTGACCACGGCGTTCGCCGCAGCCGGGTTCGACGCGCCGCTGCTGTTCACCGTCACGCCGTCCGCCGGCCCGCGCCGCGACGCCTGA
- the galE gene encoding UDP-glucose 4-epimerase GalE produces the protein MSWIVTGGAGYIGAHVVRALADAGLTPVVLDDLSSGVPSFVPEGVPFVQGSILDRALAEKTLRDHDADGVIHVAGYKYAGVSVQRPLHTYAQNVEGTRIILEAMEAAGVSNIVFSSSAAVFGTPDVALVVEDTAKKPASPYGESKLIGEWLLRDQAIATAESERPLRHTSLRYFNVVGSADPTVYDVSPHNLFPIVFEALIAGRTPKIFGDDYATEDGTNVRDYVHVGDIAAAHVAAAQRLAGGQPIEAAYNLGSGDGLSVKQIMDAVARVTGIDFTPEIGPRRPGDPDRIVATGELAARDLDWTMRYTVDEMVRTGWEARQAAQS, from the coding sequence ATGTCCTGGATCGTCACCGGCGGCGCCGGCTACATCGGCGCCCACGTCGTCCGCGCGCTCGCGGATGCCGGGCTCACTCCCGTCGTGCTCGACGACCTCTCCAGCGGCGTGCCGTCGTTCGTCCCCGAGGGCGTGCCGTTCGTGCAGGGCAGCATCCTCGACCGCGCCCTCGCCGAGAAGACGCTCCGCGACCACGACGCCGACGGCGTCATCCACGTCGCCGGGTACAAGTACGCCGGTGTCTCGGTGCAGCGCCCCCTGCACACGTATGCGCAGAACGTCGAGGGCACCCGGATCATCCTCGAGGCGATGGAGGCCGCCGGGGTCTCGAACATCGTCTTCTCGTCGTCGGCCGCGGTGTTCGGCACCCCCGATGTCGCCCTCGTGGTCGAGGACACCGCCAAGAAGCCCGCCAGCCCCTACGGCGAATCGAAGCTCATCGGCGAGTGGCTGCTGCGCGATCAGGCCATCGCGACCGCCGAGTCGGAGCGTCCGCTGCGCCACACCTCGCTGCGCTACTTCAACGTGGTGGGCTCGGCCGACCCGACGGTGTACGACGTCAGCCCGCACAACCTCTTCCCGATCGTCTTCGAGGCGCTCATCGCGGGCAGGACCCCGAAGATCTTCGGCGACGACTACGCCACCGAAGACGGCACGAACGTGCGCGACTACGTGCACGTGGGCGACATCGCCGCCGCTCACGTCGCCGCGGCGCAGCGCCTCGCCGGCGGCCAGCCGATCGAGGCCGCCTACAACCTCGGCTCCGGCGACGGACTCAGCGTGAAGCAGATCATGGATGCCGTCGCCCGCGTCACCGGCATCGACTTCACACCCGAGATCGGACCGCGCCGCCCCGGCGACCCCGACCGCATCGTCGCGACCGGCGAGCTCGCGGCCCGCGATCTCGACTGGACCATGCGCTACACGGTGGACGAGATGGTGCGCACGGGGTGGGAGGCGCGGCAGGCCGCGCAGTCGTAG
- a CDS encoding MFS transporter: MTSLRERVRDRRLDAAPTRAQTIAFGASGFPTQLMAQTFSAFVVYFYVSHLAVPAGWVAVAMIAHGILNALLNPVVGALSDRLRTPWGRRIPWIGLGIVPLVVAFALVWMPPELPVAGLIVWFLVVVAVYDIAFVVVVLNISALFPEIFRTTEERARGNVPRQIFAILGMVLGTAGAPALYSALGWPGMALVLGGVCLVLLVWSFFGGMIERRVPEAASEAMRWGDQLKYTFRNRAFVPYVLGSLFVQTSIAVILAAIPFYVRYSLHAPEGQGSLLLGAIFVTAIPSIVLWSAVVRRTSPRTAVLWSVAVFGVAVLGYLAPADVLGAALVGVAVGVGVGGLLQLLEVMLAQIIDEDAVRTGHRREGAYFGVNGFVVRGSVVLQAIVAAVVLTSSGFDATLEDAQPDGVDGAIRLMLAVVPLCFTALAWLCFWLYPIRARDL, from the coding sequence ATGACGTCTCTGCGCGAGCGCGTCCGCGACCGTCGTCTGGACGCGGCCCCGACCAGGGCGCAGACGATCGCGTTCGGCGCATCGGGGTTCCCGACGCAGCTCATGGCGCAGACCTTCTCGGCCTTCGTCGTCTACTTCTACGTCTCGCACCTCGCGGTGCCGGCCGGCTGGGTGGCGGTGGCGATGATCGCCCACGGCATCCTGAACGCGCTGCTGAACCCCGTGGTCGGCGCGCTCTCCGACCGGCTGCGCACCCCGTGGGGTCGACGCATCCCGTGGATCGGCCTGGGCATCGTGCCGCTCGTCGTGGCGTTCGCGCTGGTCTGGATGCCGCCCGAGCTGCCGGTCGCCGGCCTCATCGTCTGGTTCCTCGTCGTCGTGGCCGTGTACGACATCGCGTTCGTGGTCGTGGTGCTGAACATCTCCGCGCTGTTCCCGGAGATCTTCCGCACCACGGAGGAGCGCGCCCGCGGCAACGTGCCGCGACAGATCTTCGCGATCCTCGGCATGGTGCTGGGCACGGCCGGCGCGCCCGCCCTCTACAGCGCGCTCGGCTGGCCCGGCATGGCGCTGGTGCTCGGGGGCGTGTGCCTGGTGCTGCTCGTCTGGTCGTTCTTCGGCGGCATGATCGAGCGCCGCGTGCCCGAGGCGGCGTCGGAGGCCATGCGCTGGGGCGACCAGCTGAAGTACACGTTCCGCAACCGCGCCTTCGTGCCGTACGTGCTCGGCTCGCTGTTCGTGCAGACCTCGATCGCCGTGATCCTCGCGGCCATCCCGTTCTACGTGCGGTACTCGCTGCATGCCCCCGAGGGACAGGGCAGCCTCCTGCTCGGGGCCATCTTCGTCACCGCGATCCCCTCGATCGTGCTCTGGAGCGCGGTCGTGCGTCGCACCTCCCCACGCACGGCCGTGCTGTGGAGCGTGGCCGTGTTCGGCGTCGCGGTGCTCGGGTACCTCGCGCCGGCGGATGTGCTGGGCGCGGCCCTGGTCGGTGTGGCGGTCGGTGTGGGCGTGGGCGGTCTGCTGCAGCTGCTCGAGGTGATGCTCGCGCAGATCATCGACGAGGATGCCGTGCGCACCGGGCACCGCCGGGAAGGGGCGTACTTCGGTGTGAACGGCTTCGTGGTGCGCGGCTCCGTGGTGCTGCAGGCGATCGTCGCCGCGGTGGTGCTGACGTCGTCCGGCTTCGACGCGACGCTGGAGGACGCCCAGCCGGACGGCGTCGACGGCGCCATCCGCCTGATGCTCGCCGTGGTGCCGCTCTGCTTCACCGCGCTCGCGTGGCTCTGCTTCTGGCTCTACCCGATCCGCGCCCGCGACCTCTGA
- a CDS encoding polysaccharide deacetylase family protein, producing MTAPSDLADRLGLAPGARAIILNADDFGMCHAANTAIVELLDAGRIDSTTVMVPCSWSPEALAFAASRTDLDVGVHLVLTSEWARYRWRPLTGTATTLVDAAGFFPVDVASVERAASDEDVAAELAAQLQAALDAGVDVTHLDNHMGSVYGLVTGRDFLRPVFELAARHGLPFRLPRSMDGVGEEPALQGKLDEAAAAAAAFGVEIIDRLWSHPFELLREGTSEEETYEQMRDGFIALLRAVPAGVTEIYLHPMVDDDELRAAVDFSAAKRGYELRLLSDPAVLQAIEDESLVRIGWRDLRDLQRGDAR from the coding sequence ATGACCGCACCCTCCGACCTCGCCGATCGCCTCGGCCTCGCCCCCGGCGCCCGGGCGATCATCCTCAACGCGGATGACTTCGGCATGTGCCACGCGGCGAACACGGCCATCGTCGAGCTGCTCGACGCCGGCCGGATCGATTCGACGACCGTGATGGTGCCGTGCTCGTGGTCGCCGGAGGCCCTCGCCTTCGCCGCATCCCGCACCGACCTCGACGTGGGCGTGCACCTCGTGCTCACGAGCGAGTGGGCGCGCTACCGCTGGCGCCCGCTGACCGGCACGGCGACGACCCTCGTCGACGCGGCCGGCTTCTTCCCCGTCGATGTGGCGTCCGTGGAGCGCGCCGCGTCCGACGAGGACGTCGCCGCCGAGCTCGCCGCCCAGCTGCAGGCCGCACTCGATGCCGGTGTCGACGTGACGCACCTCGACAACCACATGGGCTCGGTCTACGGGCTCGTCACCGGTCGCGACTTCCTCCGCCCGGTGTTCGAGCTGGCCGCGCGCCACGGGCTTCCCTTCCGGTTGCCCCGCAGCATGGACGGCGTGGGGGAGGAGCCTGCGCTGCAGGGCAAGCTCGACGAGGCCGCGGCCGCCGCCGCCGCGTTCGGGGTCGAGATCATCGACCGGCTCTGGTCGCATCCGTTCGAGCTCCTGAGGGAGGGCACCTCGGAGGAGGAGACCTACGAGCAGATGCGCGACGGGTTCATCGCGCTGCTGCGCGCCGTGCCCGCCGGGGTCACCGAGATCTACCTGCATCCGATGGTCGACGACGACGAGCTCCGTGCGGCCGTCGACTTCAGCGCGGCGAAGCGCGGGTACGAGCTGCGCCTGCTGAGCGATCCCGCCGTGCTGCAGGCCATCGAGGACGAGTCGCTCGTGCGCATCGGGTGGCGCGACCTCCGGGACCTGCAGCGCGGGGACGCTCGATGA
- a CDS encoding ROK family transcriptional regulator: protein MSRPLAGPQGLLRTLNGRAILESLARSGPQTRAELMSATGLSRTAVTQVLRMLEGAGAVASAGVDRETRGPAAGRVALHPRLGYAVAVHIDHHAAHVVLVDASGVVRAEQHAALPPAEERVAHIVDLVDRCRRTLKVGKGAVHLAVVGVPGIVTADGGIRDDLGPDGGAFRAALAAALDCPVRIENDVNLAALAELTGGAGGDLASFALLLLDDGLGAGIVIDGALHRGFSGVAGEVMYLPQTPLPIGAPIVSDAVVGDLALGEGCDADASLADHLEAAADGDEAALRIVAEIGRRIVLVAGSVGLVLDPEAFILSGKAAHPALVEAIRSIADQYAAQLPLRFLVSSFGPEAPLVGAVGEAASALRVALFTRILTPAPKTGR, encoded by the coding sequence ATGTCCAGACCACTCGCGGGACCGCAGGGTCTGTTACGCACGCTCAACGGTCGCGCGATCCTGGAATCCCTCGCACGCAGCGGCCCCCAGACCCGCGCGGAACTGATGTCCGCCACGGGCCTCTCCCGCACCGCGGTCACCCAGGTGCTGCGGATGCTGGAAGGGGCGGGAGCGGTCGCCTCCGCGGGCGTCGACCGGGAGACGCGCGGTCCGGCCGCCGGTCGCGTCGCCCTCCACCCGCGGCTGGGATATGCGGTTGCCGTGCACATCGACCACCACGCCGCGCATGTCGTCCTCGTCGACGCGAGCGGAGTCGTGCGAGCGGAGCAGCACGCTGCTCTGCCGCCCGCCGAGGAGCGCGTCGCGCACATTGTCGACCTCGTCGACCGCTGCCGTCGCACGCTCAAGGTGGGGAAGGGCGCCGTGCACCTCGCGGTCGTCGGCGTCCCCGGCATCGTCACGGCCGACGGCGGCATCCGCGACGACCTCGGTCCCGACGGCGGGGCGTTCCGCGCGGCACTGGCCGCGGCCCTCGACTGCCCCGTCCGCATCGAGAACGACGTCAACCTCGCCGCGCTCGCCGAGCTCACCGGTGGTGCGGGCGGTGACCTCGCCAGCTTCGCGCTGCTGCTCCTCGACGACGGACTCGGGGCGGGCATCGTGATCGACGGGGCACTGCACCGGGGATTCTCCGGGGTCGCCGGCGAGGTCATGTACCTTCCGCAGACCCCGCTCCCGATCGGCGCCCCCATCGTGAGCGACGCCGTCGTCGGCGATCTCGCGCTCGGCGAGGGCTGCGACGCCGACGCCTCGCTGGCGGATCACCTCGAAGCCGCCGCGGACGGGGACGAGGCCGCGCTCCGGATCGTCGCCGAGATCGGCCGACGCATCGTGCTCGTGGCCGGCAGCGTGGGGCTCGTGCTCGATCCCGAGGCGTTCATCCTGAGCGGCAAAGCCGCGCACCCGGCGCTCGTCGAGGCCATCCGGAGCATCGCCGACCAGTACGCGGCCCAGCTGCCGTTGCGGTTCCTCGTGTCGTCGTTCGGCCCCGAGGCCCCGCTCGTGGGCGCGGTCGGCGAGGCCGCCTCCGCCCTCCGCGTCGCCCTCTTCACCCGGATCCTCACCCCAGCGCCCAAGACAGGTCGCTGA
- a CDS encoding M23 family metallopeptidase, whose protein sequence is MVVGAVLPALSPVAGQVAAATASITAADGVAQSYTSTDEIQAEIAPRGSFSATTPEEITEARNRAAAAAIAAGMPLGSAIEIPVADRIVMPMAAGTYTFTDGFGASRPGRSHLGQDFAAPVGTPINAAMKGCVSRSTESYQGYGVTIQIESIVDGQAVSTVYSHLNYGTRAVEVGECVDEGQYIGDVGSTGYVFGSCLHFEVHISTVPVDPMPWLKKNVNA, encoded by the coding sequence ATGGTCGTCGGAGCCGTTCTTCCCGCGCTGAGCCCGGTGGCCGGCCAGGTCGCCGCCGCCACCGCCAGCATCACCGCCGCGGACGGCGTCGCGCAGTCCTACACCTCGACCGACGAGATCCAGGCGGAGATCGCTCCGCGGGGAAGCTTCTCCGCGACGACGCCCGAGGAGATCACGGAGGCCCGCAACCGTGCGGCCGCGGCCGCGATCGCTGCCGGCATGCCTCTCGGCAGCGCGATCGAGATCCCGGTCGCCGATCGCATCGTCATGCCGATGGCGGCGGGGACCTACACGTTCACCGACGGCTTCGGCGCCTCGCGGCCGGGCCGCTCGCACCTCGGCCAGGACTTCGCCGCGCCCGTGGGAACGCCGATCAACGCCGCGATGAAGGGCTGCGTCTCCCGTTCCACCGAGAGCTACCAGGGCTACGGCGTGACGATCCAGATCGAGAGCATCGTCGACGGACAGGCCGTCAGCACGGTCTACTCGCACCTGAACTACGGGACCCGTGCGGTCGAGGTCGGAGAGTGCGTCGACGAGGGCCAGTACATCGGCGACGTCGGATCGACCGGGTACGTGTTCGGCTCGTGCCTGCACTTCGAGGTGCACATCAGCACGGTGCCCGTCGACCCCATGCCGTGGCTCAAGAAGAACGTGAACGCCTGA
- a CDS encoding GNAT family N-acetyltransferase → MSPIVVRDARVDDAEEVAGVHVRSWQAAYRGLIDQAVLDGLSVEQRAESWRGFVAAPLPTGLGILVAVRDDRVVGWTSFGSGRDPDGLSDGEVYGIYADPTAWSTGAGHALLEAAEQRIAAAGHDRAYLWVLDGNDRADTFYARHGWEEDGAIKIEERPQMTLREHRRVKDLRRR, encoded by the coding sequence ATGAGCCCGATCGTGGTCCGCGACGCCCGTGTCGACGACGCCGAGGAGGTCGCCGGCGTGCACGTCCGCTCCTGGCAGGCGGCGTACCGCGGGCTCATCGACCAGGCCGTGCTCGACGGTCTCTCCGTCGAGCAGCGCGCCGAGTCCTGGCGCGGCTTCGTCGCCGCCCCGCTGCCGACCGGTCTCGGCATCCTCGTCGCCGTCCGCGACGATCGTGTGGTCGGCTGGACCTCGTTCGGCTCCGGGCGCGACCCCGACGGCCTGTCCGACGGGGAGGTCTACGGCATCTACGCCGACCCGACCGCGTGGTCGACGGGCGCCGGGCACGCACTGCTCGAAGCCGCCGAGCAGCGGATCGCCGCCGCGGGGCACGACCGCGCCTACCTGTGGGTGCTCGACGGGAACGACCGCGCCGACACCTTCTACGCCCGCCACGGGTGGGAGGAGGACGGTGCGATCAAGATCGAGGAGCGTCCGCAGATGACCCTGCGCGAGCACCGTCGGGTGAAGGACCTGCGGCGCCGCTGA